A part of Cotesia glomerata isolate CgM1 linkage group LG4, MPM_Cglom_v2.3, whole genome shotgun sequence genomic DNA contains:
- the LOC123263732 gene encoding glucagon receptor-like isoform X2: MKMDNIDEFILNQQNFCHQLMKDHVKVNLTNHCPPFFDGLLCWPPSNSNQTINLPCPPHYVLGYENPHGNAVATKYCNIYGEWYRNNEGVIWSNYTQCTPPPGEFITVIRTLEFPRSEYGKFCNATLLTTWLPIIKTISIIGYASSFLTLIAAMTIFLFIRKLQNSRNRLHMNLFSSFIMRASMALLKDWLFVDGVGLSWNVVSIDGKSAYIKEKNIWVCKVITSLWQYSIVANYSWIFIEGLYLHNLIFFSFTDTSAITCYTVFGWSVPLAVVIIWIILRIIKEDTLCWTTHNNQSFFLIIRIPIIISIMFNFVLFINIVRVLLIKMKTSVYLQRKKMQYRKWAKSTLVLIPLFGAHYAIFLGLSYHRDYQLELIWLFWDQFFASFQGSVVALLYCFLNGEVRAELKRTWRIRRSRRGVDSLSFSNRNLIKSPELRNQHRFNHNKNKNVSIL, from the exons ATGAAAATGGATAATATCGATGAATTTATACtaaatcaacaaaatttttgtcatcAATTAATGAAAGACC atgTGAAAGTAAATTTAACGAACCATTGTCCACCGTTTTTTGACGGACTTCTTTGTTGGCCACCGTCTAACTCCAATCAAACGATAAATCTTCCGTGTCCACCACACTATGTACTTGGCTATGAAAATCCTCATGGCAATGCTGTTGCTACAAAATACTGTAATATTTATGGCGAGTGGTACAGAAACAATGAAGGAGTTATTTGGAGTAACTACACACAATGTACTCCACCTCCAGGAGAATTTATTACAGTGATAAGGACTTTAGAATTTCCACGTTCGGAATATGGAAAGTTTTGTAATGCAACTCTTTTAACt acATGGTTACCAATTATCAAGACTATTTCAATAATTGGCTACGCATCATCATTCCTAACGTTGATAGCTGCCATGACAATATTCTTATTCATAAGAAAACTGCAAAACTCACGTAATCGGCTtcatatgaatttattttcatcatttatAATGAGAGCATCGATGGCACTTTTGAAAGATTGGCTCTTTGTAGACGGAGTTGGGCTTTCATGGAATGTCGTTTCAATAGATGGTAAAAGTGCATACATCAAAgagaaaaat aTTTGGGTTTGCAAAGTTATTACAAGTTTGTGGCAGTACTCAATTGTCGCCAATTACTCGTGGATATTTATAGAGGGCTTGTATCTTCAcaaccttatttttttttcatttactgaTACTTCAGCTATAACGTGCTACACAGTATTTGGATGGAGTGTACCATTAGCTGTAGTAATTATCTGGATAATCTTACGTATTATCAAAGAAGACACACTGTGTTGGACTACGCACAATAATCAATCATTCTTTCTTATTATACGTATtccaattattatttctataatg TTCAACTTTgttctttttataaatattgtacgagtattgctaataaaaatgaaaacatcGGTGTACTTGCAGCGGAAAAAAATGCAATATAGAAAATGGGCAAAATCAACTTTAGTTCTCATACCGTTATTCGGTGCACACTACGCTATTTTTTTAGGTCTTTCTTATCATAGAGACTATCAACTCGAACTTATTTGGCTTTTCTGGGACCAGTTTTTTGCTTCATTCCAA GGATCAGTTGTAGCTCTGCTTTATTGTTTTCTCAACGGAGAAGTGAGAGCGGAATTAAAACGAACATGGAGAATACGTAGATCACGACGTGGTGTCGATTCACTAAGTTTCTCTAatcgaaatttaattaaatcgcCAGAACTTCGTAACCAACATCgatttaatcataataaaaataagaatgtatctatattatag
- the LOC123263732 gene encoding vasoactive intestinal polypeptide receptor 1-like isoform X1 — protein sequence MKMDNIDEFILNQQNFCHQLMKDHVKVNLTNHCPPFFDGLLCWPPSNSNQTINLPCPPHYVLGYENPHGNAVATKYCNIYGEWYRNNEGVIWSNYTQCTPPPGEFITVIRTLEFPRSEYGKFCNATLLTTWLPIIKTISIIGYASSFLTLIAAMTIFLFIRKLQNSRNRLHMNLFSSFIMRASMALLKDWLFVDGVGLSWNVVSIDGKSAYIKEKNIWVCKVITSLWQYSIVANYSWIFIEGLYLHNLIFFSFTDTSAITCYTVFGWSVPLAVVIIWIILRIIKEDTLCWTTHNNQSFFLIIRIPIIISIMFNFVLFINIVRVLLIKMKTSVYLQRKKMQYRKWAKSTLVLIPLFGAHYAIFLGLSYHRDYQLELIWLFWDQFFASFQVKIIQLIYIQFYQLIVSDKNFFCFLKGSVVALLYCFLNGEVRAELKRTWRIRRSRRGVDSLSFSNRNLIKSPELRNQHRFNHNKNKNVSIL from the exons ATGAAAATGGATAATATCGATGAATTTATACtaaatcaacaaaatttttgtcatcAATTAATGAAAGACC atgTGAAAGTAAATTTAACGAACCATTGTCCACCGTTTTTTGACGGACTTCTTTGTTGGCCACCGTCTAACTCCAATCAAACGATAAATCTTCCGTGTCCACCACACTATGTACTTGGCTATGAAAATCCTCATGGCAATGCTGTTGCTACAAAATACTGTAATATTTATGGCGAGTGGTACAGAAACAATGAAGGAGTTATTTGGAGTAACTACACACAATGTACTCCACCTCCAGGAGAATTTATTACAGTGATAAGGACTTTAGAATTTCCACGTTCGGAATATGGAAAGTTTTGTAATGCAACTCTTTTAACt acATGGTTACCAATTATCAAGACTATTTCAATAATTGGCTACGCATCATCATTCCTAACGTTGATAGCTGCCATGACAATATTCTTATTCATAAGAAAACTGCAAAACTCACGTAATCGGCTtcatatgaatttattttcatcatttatAATGAGAGCATCGATGGCACTTTTGAAAGATTGGCTCTTTGTAGACGGAGTTGGGCTTTCATGGAATGTCGTTTCAATAGATGGTAAAAGTGCATACATCAAAgagaaaaat aTTTGGGTTTGCAAAGTTATTACAAGTTTGTGGCAGTACTCAATTGTCGCCAATTACTCGTGGATATTTATAGAGGGCTTGTATCTTCAcaaccttatttttttttcatttactgaTACTTCAGCTATAACGTGCTACACAGTATTTGGATGGAGTGTACCATTAGCTGTAGTAATTATCTGGATAATCTTACGTATTATCAAAGAAGACACACTGTGTTGGACTACGCACAATAATCAATCATTCTTTCTTATTATACGTATtccaattattatttctataatg TTCAACTTTgttctttttataaatattgtacgagtattgctaataaaaatgaaaacatcGGTGTACTTGCAGCGGAAAAAAATGCAATATAGAAAATGGGCAAAATCAACTTTAGTTCTCATACCGTTATTCGGTGCACACTACGCTATTTTTTTAGGTCTTTCTTATCATAGAGACTATCAACTCGAACTTATTTGGCTTTTCTGGGACCAGTTTTTTGCTTCATTCCAAGTAaagataattcaattaatttatatacaaTTTTACCAATTGATTGTTtctgacaaaaattttttttgttttctcaAGGGATCAGTTGTAGCTCTGCTTTATTGTTTTCTCAACGGAGAAGTGAGAGCGGAATTAAAACGAACATGGAGAATACGTAGATCACGACGTGGTGTCGATTCACTAAGTTTCTCTAatcgaaatttaattaaatcgcCAGAACTTCGTAACCAACATCgatttaatcataataaaaataagaatgtatctatattatag